A segment of the Macrobrachium nipponense isolate FS-2020 chromosome 1, ASM1510439v2, whole genome shotgun sequence genome:
TACGAGAGAAGTGAAGTAAAGTGTGTGGCGCAGCTAGTTGCACAATTATTAGTAGCGTGAATCAGCAGAATGGCTTTTATTCTTCTCTTGAGCGGTCGGGAAGAGTGATATTGCCATGGTTCGTCTGCTAGCCTTGCGGAACCTCTCGATGATAACTGTCCGCTACGGAAGGCATTGTTCAGTGTTAATTTCCTTTAAGCATGAATTTCTCGTAATCCGTGTTATAACACTATGGCTTTAGAATctatgaaggaaaatgaaaataagtcttGGTTTTCACTAATTAATTGTAAAGCTGCATCACTTTGATTTTAATTATGTGCCCTAAATTAGGGTACGTTTTAATCGTCCTTCATTATCAGTTAATTCTCATTTACTTTTCATACcatttgtctttttgtttccctcttctctttcttattcttaattttgctatttttccaGTTTCATTTTGAATCGCCTTTGATTCGAATTTGTTTGGACTTGACATAATTTCTAGGGTATTTCATGTCCCATTTTACAATATATGTCAGTAATTCTGTTATTCAAGAGATTGCCATGAATTTCTCTCGTAAATATGCCGTCATTATACATATTTAACCGTATTTTGTGTATTATGAATGACATaactatcattatatatttcttgAAGACAAGAATACCTTATGTTCTCTAGAATATTTATTGTGTCCATATAACTTTCGTTCATTCTCCCTTGTGTTAGAGGTGCATTGTGGGAAAACAGTGAGAAgcatttccaaatatattttaagttcattctAGTTAATCTTTGCGCGAAGTGTCGTTCTATTTCGACATAATCTTTCCTTCGCTCTTCTCAATACATTTTTCATTcgtattactgtacctccgttcatattatctttcttccatcttatttttcaccctctcctaacaattgtttcatagtgctgctgctttgaagttttcttcctgttacgcctttcaaacctttctactcagttttggtttcagcgctgagtgacctcatgggtcccagcgcttggccattggcctaaatttcatgttccattccatttccaaaatattatagtcatGTTCTGAGCAACACCTGCTCCCACCACCCTCCTGCCTAATTTGTATGATGTAAAATTCTCCTTTTGTTGTATCCAACTTAGTTGTTATTTGGGACGATTATATTTTAGCAAAAGCTGGGATAAGTATATAActatctatttacctatctatctatctatctatctatctatctatctatctatctattatctatctatctatctatctatctatctatctatctagcttctaatctatctatctataatatatatattatatatatatatagtagtatctatatctatatatatatatatatatatatatatatatatatatattatatatataaaatatatatatatatatatacatatatatatatgttataatcagATTTCGATATTTCTCATAATGAAGCGTAACATAAATCATTCTTGAGTTAGTTTTTTTTacgttaattttaatttaaagcaATGGGCTGTTTTACTGAACGGATTTAATCCTTTAGAAATATAGTTTGCTTTCTATAGATTAAATATTTGTGTTAAGATTTTGGTCTAAATACGTGTTAGATTTTTTGTTCTGCTGGTTTTTTGGGTTTATTTGGACAATCACAGCGACATTTTCTTATCGCTAGTATTATTTCAAATGTTACTTTATCGTAAGTTACAACGTGAAGTTTTTATTTAATGGTTCAATGAGAATTCCCCAACGCTCTCTGTATTCCTTTGTGCTTGCTTCTGAACTGACCTACTACGTGCATGCCTTAAATTTAAATACCAGTATTTATTAGTCTAAGCGCATGCCAATGTTACCTGTGTGCTTTAGTAAACAGCTGTTGTTGTTCCTTCAAGTTACCCCTTAAGTACGTtagaattgtatttttctttcagtTAATTTCTGCTTGCAATGAACTGTTGTCGGTCACGGCGCCCCTTTTCGAACGAGCCACCTTCAAGTTGTAACAAAGCATGACTCAGCATTATTTTTATGTGATTAACGCGGAAGTATAGCAAATATTTACGTAGCTTTCCAATGCTAATTCTGTTAGTCTCACCGGGACGTACTTGACATGAATTAAAAGACAAACGAATGTATGCAGATTTATTTACATCACGCTGAATACATGACAAAAATGCTTAATAAAGTTCGCACAGTTTCTAGCAGCTAACGACATTCTAGGcctatatattagatagattgaACACCGGAGAAAATTTGTCTAGGCCTATTGAAAATGTTACACACAAAGGCACacgaatttatttataattattcactTCAAACTGAATCGATGACAAAAATGCTTAGTAAAGTTCGTTAAAGTTTCTATCAACTAACGACTTGTTAGGTCtagatactatactctgtttttttttcatctgtccatccgccagtggtgtttttgtatggtaacactgcgtcccgggcttgaaatagttacgctgtgtaagttttaggtaaataaaggatatctggttgtacatttgcaactgaaaagtgttttaataatttactgtatgcgaattacaccgttaatattcgaaataggatattgttattattgtcgaatgtaagctgccttttcggggtggtgaatggaacagccagacgcaaattccatcaaacagatgctaaaccaagttacatcatatcgtatctggctgaaacgcactttataaaaattaacagtacatactgatatacttacgtataatgaagtaatacgttgacatcttgccgtagtgaacagcgagagaagcaattttcccgccactgcgtctggctgttccattcgccaccccgaaaagggagcttacattcaacaataataacaataacctatttcgaataataatggtgtaattcgcatacagtaaattattaaaacacttttcagttgcaaatgtacacccagatatccttttatttacctaaaacttacacgtagcgtaactatttaaagcccgggacgcagtgttaccatacaaaaaccccacagccggatggacagatgaaaaaaaaacagagtataggcagaATCAACATCGAGGAAACTTTATGTAGGCCTACTGAAATTATTAAGCACAGGCTTACTCGATGGCAGCCAAATGATAAGAACGCAGCCCGTTCTATAATATTCTCATGCATATTCATATTTCCCCCAAGAGAAACGGTGCCACACACCAGACGATTATGCAAGTGCGTTCGTTGGTTCGCTGCCTTGAGCCAAGGTGACTCATATACCATGGGGCTTAGACTAAAATCCTGCCGTGGCCtggatttcatttttgttttcttcttcttcttcttctatgatTTCTCTAAACTTGGTCGAAAACCATGACAACGCTTTGTCACAGTACCTTTAGAATATTTACGACACTAGGAATCAATGGCGATAGTAACCACGAATAAAAGATTGTTCTGTTTGCAAAACCTGGTATTTTAAAGTGTCCATGAATCGAGTAtcgttgtttttttcttattccaaagttaggaacagagagagaggagagagagagagagagagagagagagagagagagagagagagagagagagaggagctaaataaatttttatctttataagtgaagaaaataatttcatattgtgggtctctctctctctctctctctctctctctctctctctctctatatatatatatatatatatatagatatatatatatatatatatatatatatatgtgtgtgtgtgtgtgtgtgtgtgtgtgtgtgtgtgtgtgtgtgtgtgtgtgtgtgtgtgtgtgtgtgttttatgtacgtatatatgacgaaagaaaaatgcattattttcgtaaactttcattgtttatatatatatatatatatatatatatatttgtataggtaGTGCcaaacaattaaatgcaaaatcaTGAGTTTATGAATCGTCGCAAAAGAATCTCTTTACCATTCCAGTCTCAAATACGTAACGGCAGCTATTCAATTGACCATTTAATTTTCTTCCTCTGTTCTTTCCCCAAACTAATCTGTTGAACTGCTGTACATGAACTTACGTAACCCCCATGAATAAGAGGAAAATATACCGTCTGTTTCCCATGAACTCTTTGCTGACACAGGCAGGAGAAACTGAATGACTTTTGATTACCAGTGTGGTCGGGGTTGGCGGTTGGAGGTTACGTTTCATGTAACAGCGGTTGGTGACAGAGGTAACTGAGGGGGGGTTTAATTGGCGATAATTTTGTTTAGTTCGTCGTGACTTGTTCTAGGAAATGTACCGGATGGGATTTGTCTGCGCTATATTCTTGATGTTTCTTTGGTTTCTCGATTTGCTTTCGCACTAGGCCTAGAGTTAATAAAAAGCTTATTTGCTAAAGGTTAATGTTAACAACATGGGAGTAACTTAATTAGTAAGGTTTGATCTTGATGTAAGgcgcttattaggtctactgtgtAGCGAAGGGAATGTTTTAATGCCTCATTGCATTTTCGTCTCCATGTAGTACTATGGCTCCTCTGATGCTAATCTACTAGATAGCGTCGCATCTTAACGGTTGGATTATTCTTAATGTTGTCCCAGACTGAGACAAATAGCTTTCTTGCTTACATAAGACACTGCGGTCATTTTTTTCGACTGCGGTACTACTAGATTATATCAGAGAACCAGTTAAAATGGCATCAAGTGCCGCAGTCAAGTTGTCCGTAACTAGAAAATctgctaccaaaaaaaaaaaaaatgtatttctgttaatTCTACAAATACTTTGTGAGGTGTTGACAAAGTAGTAAATTGAATATCCTCCCTCGCCCACGAGCAATTCAGTCCCACTGACTTGAACACTTCCATTACTTTTCTGGACTTACGGATTTGTAATGCCTTTTCAAAAAAAGTGAGTTTTAAATCGGTGATCACACGCAAATGTGATTAATGTTACTATTTTTTGTCACTAATGATTAATCGGATTGGTTACTGTGCTTTAAAAGCATCTATTTCTCTTGGACCTGAAGcctataattaaaatttttatgatatttctgAACTAACCTAAATGAGgcagattttttttcctgaagCTTGCGTTACACATTTACAGAAGCAGTTTGTTGTCAGTCTTTTGCATCACTGACAACAATAGACTCCCCTGCGGGAAACAACTGACTGTACTTGGTGATGATTAACTATGAAGTGAAGGGACTCCAATGAGTGATGTTCTCTCCTGCGTTTGCTGTGCCTCCACTTTTCTGCAGGAACAGAATACGATGACACTAAGTAGACCTATTCATTCCATGACCGTAGCCTCATGAGTTCCTTTCATGAACAGTCAGTACAGAGTTGATGATTTGCTGCTTTAAAAGTATATTCTGTGCTACGATTTCTGTTAGAAGTTGGTCATGTGGAGATAGCCATCGAATCAATATATCTGTTAAGTTCCATAAAATTTTCTTATACTAGTCTTGATATGGAtgacgagataaagtgaaggatgaTATATAGagggaagagttttttttttggaggatgatgcctttgatagaaggtgcatcaggcaaccgaccccttaacgtAGGGATAAGTCTTGATatagttaacaaaccttccaCCCACCAACCCCCTTTCCCACCATAACTCAGATGTTCGATGGTTTAAATGCTTCATAGTTGGTTGATGTTGCATGAATTTAACATACTTTCTACAGTGGGTTCATGTGTATGAACTCACTAGAAGTAAGTAGTTGTTTTAAGCTTGTAAGGCTTTGATACGGCCCTATTCGTTGCTTCTTAAATTTATTGCCTGCGCCGTAAGTATTgacaaatatacttattataatcACTACAGCACGGTATAACATTCTAATATGATTATGGTTTaggattcatgtctgcacccaACATAGATGTTACAACTACATTTATTTATCTCTTGTATATCTATCATTTTCTCATTCCCCTGCCACAGCACTTCTAAGTCTTTTggcctttatttttcttatttatgtgcTGTACAAAGATCTCCAATACCCAATCTTTTATCTTCTtgtaatattcatattttcattatttttgtttgtatggtggtttacgttgcgtggaaccagtggttattcagcaacgggaccaatggctttacgtgacttccgaacaatttgtttgtatggtgcttttacgttgcatggaaccagtggttattcagcaacgggaccaacggctttatgtgacttccgaaccacgtcgagagtgaacttctatcaccagaaatacacatctctcactcctcaatggaatggccgagaattgaacccgcgaccaccgaggtgggacgctaataccataccaaccacgccgctgaggcgcttaacttccgaacaacgtcgagagtgaacttctatcaccagaaatacacatctctcactcctcaatggaatggccgagaatcgaacccgcgactaccgaggtgggacgcaaacaccataccaaccacgccaccgagacgcttttttttttttttcttcattatagaATGAACAATAGCACGAGGCTTAAAGAATGAACCATAAAGGAATAATGAGATAATCTACTTAAAGttaagttttttctcttttgttgtttACTCTGAAAAGGTTTGGATAATATATACCAAACCTTTAAATTACATTTCCAAAGAATCTTAAATATCACATTAAGGGAACTTTTTATGCTCATAGTGACCCAAGTTCCTCTTTTCTAAGTTATATGTGAAATCACTGCAGTCACCATATGGACTTCAAAAGCCCCAGTTAGCTGCTTGTCAAAGGTCtgtctaaaactttcaattcTTTTCCATGAGGCTTGAGTGAGACTTTGGTCTCCTCTACTTTTCTGTATCTACTTTTGCTCATGGCAACAATTGTAGAGGCAGGAACCTGAAAACCATGTTCCTCAGTCCATTTGTTGACTTCAGTATACTTTAGGATTTAGAATCATATCTAGTGCAGTATACTGGATGTGTGGAACTGCTAAAATTAACAACCACACTGACTACCAAGTTGTCTTATGAGGTAGTAACTTCATATCTCTGAGTTTTTTCTGAAGGTGTCTGTGCATGGAAGATGTACAGTATCTACATTGAGGCAGGTCTTACTGTTTTGTGACATCCTGATCCCATAAACCTAAAGAATGCATCCATCAACTTCTTTGCACTCAGCTACTCATGATTAATGATGGAGATTCATTTTGCCAAGTTCATGTTTTACATCAACAAGAATGACCAACAGAGGCTTTCCTCATATGGCTACCAGTGAATCTCCATTTGGCCCAATAAGGTTGAgcatttcttttaacaaaatcTTTTACATCTTTTGTGATTATAGTTTCATATACGTAAAGTTTCTCCCTTTGCTTGTTTACTGGTTTATTCTGTTGTCTTGAAAGAGGTCATATGTGCTTGCGTTTAAGGTTGCACATGAAATCAACCATGCACTTTCTGAGCTTACAGTATTTGCAAAAATTATGCGAAGTGCCACTGAATATGCTGCTTTCTATACAGCCTGTAATAACTGGAGTCCCCGAGTCTCATAAGGTACAATAGTACTCTGTTATTAACTACTTTGGGAAGCCTCTTATACTGGCTAACCTTGATGATGGACCTACTACTGCACTAAAtcatttaaagaataaaatcttTATTATGCATTGACAATACTGTGCTGCAGTTATCTCTGCTGGGTGTTGGGGTTTTAAGGCTTTGTCCATGGATCAAACTCCGATGATTACATCcaatcacacaaaaataaaataaataaataaaggacaacACAGTTGGCTATACTTCGAACTATGCACTAGATCGATTTACTCCCCTTTCAATGACCACCTCTAGAGATACTTGAAGAGGTCAAGATACAACCATATAGGCTATTCTGACATTTGCGTTATGACAGCACCATCTCAATGGCTAACCAGAAAAGAGCACACCTGCCAGttataaaaatcattatcattacagTATTATTAATCCACAATTCTTTATGAATCTGGTGTTGCAGCTTGGATATTTCTatctaacttctcttctttctttttgagatGTTACCCATAAATATTTGAGTATTTTCATGATAGCTCTAGTGGTGGGAGCACCATGTTTAACCTCAGTTCTTCTGGCTTATTTGTACTGTGTTCTCGCGATGCCAATCAAGACAGTGCATAATCTCGGCAACCAGCATTGGATGCAATATCCTTAGCTTTCCATCACACTTGATGTTGATGGAGCAACTGATTTCTTGGTTCCCAGATCTAATGCTCTGCATAGTACAGACAAGTTGGCATAAGAAGTGAACACTCACTTGTTTGGTCCATGTATAAAAATTACCCCGGTTCTAATTTATGATAACTTGGGACATCACATTAACAACAATCAAGGGGACTGAGTTCCAGTTTTCAGCTTCAAGAGATCCTTACTTTCTCTGTATCATTAGCTGTACAGTAATTTGTAATATATGTACTCTTgaaaaaacatttgtaaaatatttctcaGTATTTTTCCAACTTAAAACATCATCTTTGCAAAGTCTGTACACTAAGAAAGACAATGAGCAAGCACATGCATTCTCACAAGTGCAGCTCACTACAAAAGCTGCCCAAGTTCACATATAACAAGCCTAAAAGATCATTAATTTGTTACGCACAGTTTCACAGAACAAAGGCCCATACAGAGCTACAGCATAATATggataaaaattacaaagaaaattaagCACATAAATTTCTACTTACATAAGTAGTAGTTTAAGAATGTAAAAAACTAAGGCTATAAAGCATCATCATTAATAACAGTGTTGGGAATACTTACACAGCTTTTTGTTAAATTACAAACCTCTAGAACTGTGCAGTATGCCACTAGTAGCTAAATAAAATGTTGACATGTGATGCTCTACATAGTGAGAACCATTCActgattttatatttgtttgtatggtgtttttacgttgcatggaaccagtggttattcagcaacgggaccaacggctttacgtgacttccgaaccacgtcgagagtgaactttcatcaccagaaatacacatctctcacacctcaatagaatgcccgagaatcgaactcacggccaccgaggtgcacGCCAATAACATACctaccacgccattgaggcgcttaaCAATTTTATAGGCATGGTAACTAAAGCTGATAGTAGTGGTCTTGATGAAGTAAAGCTTATGAAAACTGACAAGCAAGTTGTCATGTAATAGAGCCCAAATCCTAACTACCACTGCAGAAATAATGGAAATCCATACTTTTGGCAGTTTTGTCTAAAAGATATATTCTAAGTGGTTTCCAACATCCAAGCAggataaaaatatatcaacaatGGTAGAACCACACTGATGTATGTGACACTAGTATGATCTTTGTAGGAAGATGGATAATCCTATGTATCAATCCCCATCTTTCTGGGAGCACTTAGTAACTTTTGGCACTATAAAAAAAGATTGCTGTCAAGAATAACACATCACTTGATCAATATAAGCAGTAGAGTGCTACATGCTCTTCAACTCCAACTACAGCTTCTTTTATAGATTATGATACAATTGACTGGTAGTCTGGTTATGCTCTAGAACAGCATATTATAAATTGTGAATGAGCACATTCCATGATCAGCTGAACAGCAGTCTGGGTCCTCTTGGGTATCAGCATTGCACGTTTTTAATTACACCATTAATCGATTCATTTAAAAATCTCCTCAGGCTTACTGTACTAACTGTagattacaataatatttttagtaCAGTATACACTTGAAACGGTCAGAGTCTGAACACTGAATGTGGAACAACTGAAAGCTTTTGATTCACTATAAAAGGAATCAACAACTTAATTAAAGTGCATAGTCTTTGACACCTAAGTTATACAGATAGTATGTTTACCTCAGGTTAGCAAAGTCAAAGGCAGCATAAAAAATCAGTCAAGTTTGGAATCACATTGGCCCTGGGTTTGTGAACGGATTATGTTCCAGATGTTGCTGTGCTACATCATCATAATACCCAGCACCATTAGTTTTTCATTCCTCTCACTGATAAAGTGGAATAGTCTTCTTGGAATTAGTATATCATTAGTACTGATACTCGTAAGTTCAAATGAGCATAGAACTTTAAAGCACCATTACCTTAGCATTATGATCTGATGCTTATGCATGCTGTAAACATTTATTCTGTTGCTTTATCTctactttattcttatttcctggTAATTTGCTTTTCTCCATATACTACTTGGTTTTCACATACAGGCAGCCTGCTTGTGAGACCCTGCTTTGCAAGTTGGCTTGTTTTATTTGGATGTTAACTCACCTTGAATACTATCGCTGCTGTTATTATCAATAATACAGTAATAACAACTGTCGACAGCCTTACAGTGCAGCAATAAATTTGTCACAAGGCttacaaaaagtaaaatatatcaaACACGGAATTTGCCAAGTGACTGAAATAAGATAAATGTCTGTGATTATGCAGACAGCAGAAGAGAAGTAAAATAAGAGGTTTGTACAATGTATAAACATCAGTATTGCTAAAACTGTGAGTTAAAACGCACTAAGAATGGTCACACGTACTGTTTACaaatcattatttaaaatatgaaatggaagaaaatatttaCTACAAACATTTTATAGTACCCTTATAATTAGGTaaactttattagaaaaaaaaaaaaaaaaaaaaaaaaaaaagggatgagATTGTGAAATTAATTATCCACATAAACTTCCACAGTTTAATTACAATACACTATATTACAAATTCCTTTTGAATTCTTCTAGAAGAAACTTTTCAAAAGATTCCTTATTAGTATCATCAATGTTTTCTGCTATGCTTGGTGGAAACAGAAGTGAACCTTTACGTACCGATGCCATGACCAACTGACGAGCTGTATTAACCTGAGCAGCAAAATCTTTGTTATTCTTGGGACTAGTATTCTGTGCTTCTTTTATAGTTTTACCAACAAGGGATCTCAAATACAAGTCAGCCTGATGGGCAACATTACGTGAGCATATGAGTCTGGCTTCTTCTTTCTCCAATTCATTGTTCTCAACTGGCAATACTGGAGATGACATACTCAGTAATATCATATCCCAGAGAGCCTTTAAGTCTGTTCCATCTGAAGACTCTGTCACAAAAGTTGGATCTTCCCACCTATTTTCTGTTGGTTTTGGAGGCTGAAACTTCTCTGCCATACTTTGTATTACAGCTTCAGGAACTCTTTGGGTTCTATTCGAGTTTTGCTTTATGGCAACATTATAATTAATATCAATATACATCTGCATAAATCCAACTGTGTGTTTTCTAGCTAACTGATAATACTCATACCTCATGCTTCGGTAATAAAAATTATCGTCTAGAAGAATAACAAACTTAGAGTCTTTCCCTATACAGGTTCTATGTACATTAAAAGACTTAAAGACGCCAGGATCATAATAATCAGTCTTCAAACAACTAACTAATTTATCAACATTCAAGTAAACTTCCAATCTAGCCTGTTTCCAACTCTCAGCCGTATCTTCAACTCCTGCTTTTTTAGCCTCGACAAATTTCTCTTGAAGGGACAATGGAATCAAAGTGTCAAAAcaaacatgaatgaaaatgaaaccttCAAGATCAGGGTTTTCGCTGGATGCTGAGGCAAGAGTTTCGCACAGAGTTGATTTACCTGCACCAGGTAAACCCATCACGACAGTAAGGGCTATGGTTGTCcccattttactgtattttatgataatttgctacaaattaaatttaaaactaccGACTCTTACCATCATTACTACCTTTGTCATTAGAATCTGATGGAGTTCCTGTATCAGCAGCCATCATTTTAAGAGTCTCTTGTGCAACATTCCAAGCATCAGCTGCCCTCTGCTCTTCCTCTTTTTCATAGTCTATGGTGCTGGATGTTGACGCTTGTACACTGTTTTCCCCAAGTTCCAAATAAGAGGATGCTAATCCTCTCTGCACTGCTTCACCTTTGGCTGCTAAGATTTCCtcaatgtttttctttccttctaagTCAGAAAACCATCCAAGATTATCAGCCACTAAATGTTTAGTTGCACAGCCATCACAAGTCACAATGACAACACCTTTTTTGTATGCTAACTGAGATATGATTTTTGTCTGTCTGGTGCTGCACACTTTACATGTAAATACTAACTGGAACTTTAAATCAACCTTTCCTAATGACTGCTTTTCACCAGTGTCTGCTTCAGTAGCACCTTTGCATCGACTAACAGCACTCACTGTAAGTTGACGAATTGGTTTTGATAAACTGGCAGGTAACTGCACATGCTGAGTGAAATGCTGGGGAGACAGCAGTTGTGCTGAGAGGGGTGGGCAATAGGATCTACGTATCAAGGTTTTAACCAAAGTTAACCTCCGGAACTGCGCCATAACTTATATGGAACTATTAAACACTTGCAAGATGCTGGATCCTAAACTCATGCAATATTCTCAATCTAAACTCTAAGTTTGAGGTTCTGTTTGGAGATTCTGCAGATTCTGCTGTTCTTCAAGTTGTGCTGCCATCTGCTGCTGAGCTTCTATCTGTTTGTTCATTTCATCCAAACGCTTCTGCATATAAATAGGCTGAACTTCAGAATACACAGCCATTATCTTGTGATTGACACTGACTTGTTTTCCTACGCATGTATCCACACAGGCAgtctgaaataaaaacaaattcagtagacaaaaatgaataaatagaagatTAACAGTGGTAAATTCAAGTTCTTCCACATAGAAAACATTGGAATATGTGTTCTCCAAAATTTTCCATTCATAGATGATGATTGTATTTCTACAAGTTCATTAGAATATTAATCAAGAGGCTTGCAGGAGTAATTATGGTACAAATGTGCACAGATTCTATGATCTAAATCTGAAGTAAACATGTTAATAAACAATACATGGAGTGACACTGGAGGTGTAGAAATGATTAaagaatcctaaaaaaaaaatgagtggggCACACTACATCAGCCTTGAGTCTTTTGGTGAATCTATCAATGGCCTACTGAATAACattcttttactatgtttttaatAGGTGCTATTTGTTATCTGAATTCAGtataatatatgttaaatatatgtactacatgACATAGTTCAGTGTGCTGAAGTACAATATAAACGAATCAAAAGGAAACATTCATTTGGGGAGTGTTATGTCACTTCCCTTAACATATCCCAAGCATTTTAGCATATGGCCTTGTTATCCATAAACTCGGGTCATGGCTTTTACTTCTTCAAAGTTTCTATCTTTATTGTTCTGTTATTTAGGATGGAATCTCTCAAAGATCAGTTCTCTCTTCTTCAGTGATTACTCCCCATATAGGGGCATCAGCTACAACATGTCTtagggtgcgttcacacggtcgaacaacgtccgacggacaagcattg
Coding sequences within it:
- the LOC135219879 gene encoding L-seryl-tRNA(Sec) kinase-like; translation: MGTTIALTVVMGLPGAGKSTLCETLASASSENPDLEGFIFIHVCFDTLIPLSLQEKFVEAKKAGVEDTAESWKQARLEVYLNVDKLVSCLKTDYYDPGVFKSFNVHRTCIGKDSKFVILLDDNFYYRSMRYEYYQLARKHTVGFMQMYIDINYNVAIKQNSNRTQRVPEAVIQSMAEKFQPPKPTENRWEDPTFVTESSDGTDLKALWDMILLSMSSPVLPVENNELEKEEARLICSRNVAHQADLYLRSLVGKTIKEAQNTSPKNNKDFAAQVNTARQLVMASVRKGSLLFPPSIAENIDDTNKESFEKFLLEEFKRNL
- the LOC135219880 gene encoding DNL-type zinc finger protein-like is translated as MAQFRRLTLVKTLIRRSYCPPLSAQLLSPQHFTQHVQLPASLSKPIRQLTVSAVSRCKGATEADTGEKQSLGKVDLKFQLVFTCKVCSTRQTKIISQLAYKKGVVIVTCDGCATKHLVADNLGWFSDLEGKKNIEEILAAKGEAVQRGLASSYLELGENSVQASTSSTIDYEKEEEQRAADAWNVAQETLKMMAADTGTPSDSNDKGSNDGKSR
- the LOC135219882 gene encoding mitochondrial import inner membrane translocase subunit Tim10 B-like, producing the protein MDEVESQFRQFKDFLYLYNQISEKCFDLCITRLHQRDLTETETACVDTCVGKQVSVNHKIMAVYSEVQPIYMQKRLDEMNKQIEAQQQMAAQLEEQQNLQNLQTEPQT